In Uranotaenia lowii strain MFRU-FL chromosome 2, ASM2978415v1, whole genome shotgun sequence, one genomic interval encodes:
- the LOC129742799 gene encoding uncharacterized protein LOC129742799 produces the protein MLYGETNSTSFWAPFLGQRKKLSVKCEIGKMPSEGTIDGIPCPKLPGISSTQLSSWSTERTAKTLVWTFLDGQLSSGKFGSETGMTTRRIVLLQTWITHTGECAASSHGGKKTPTENREWTATQTFASYWER, from the exons atgctgtatg GTGAAACAAATAGTACTTCCTTTTGGGCGCCGTTCCTGGGGCAGCGGAAAAAGCTTTCGGTGAAGTGTGAGATCGGGAAGATGCCATCGGAAGGTACGATTGATGGAATTCCTTGTCCCAAACTGCCTGGTATTAGCTCAACCCAGCTCAGCTCCTGGTCAACGGAAAGAACAGCGAAAACTTTGGTG TGGACATTCCTAGACGGGCAACTTAGTTCCGGTAAATTTGGCTCGGAAACGGGTATGACCACACGCCGTATCGTACTGCTTCAAACCTGGATCACGCACACCGGAGAATGCGCCGCTTCCAGCCACGGTGGAAAAAAAACCCCGACAGAAAACCGAGAATGGACGGCAACTCAGACATTTGCGAGTTATTGGGAACGATGA
- the LOC129742763 gene encoding uncharacterized protein LOC129742763, whose product MQVNPSSYSPTRVCSPDYDHSSVQFDLSMQQEIRGIPDTHRSLLIPRIFEAKYRHVDADKMYFTDGSLIEETTGFGVFNEIFSASYSLQSPCSVYIAELAAIHCALDSIASRPVEHYYIITDSLSSVEAIRSIRPGKFTPYFLEKIRDILTTLSRRCSFITFVWVPSHCSIVGNERADSLAKVGAMEGNIYQREIVFNEFYFLARRNSLVNWQRRWYEDELGRWLHSIIPKGFRLRCCSGRIQECCLTPIGKTSPCWGSSDTTTIPAASDGGCFLSLECR is encoded by the exons caactcgtgtttgtagcccagactacgaccattcttctgtccagtttgatttgtctatgcagcaggaaatccgTGGAATCCCGGACACGCACCGTTcacttttgattccaagaattttcgaagctaaatatagacacgtcgatgctgataaaatgtactttaccgatggatcacttatagaggaaacaacaggattcggagtgttcaacgaaatcttCAGCGCCTCatacagtctccagtcaccatgttcTGTGTACATCgcagagttagctgctattcaTTGCGCTCTGGATAGTATCGCCTCACGACcagttgaacactactatattataactgatagcctcagctctgttgaagcgatCCGATCTATAAGACCAGGAAAGTttacgccgtacttcctcgaaaagatacgagatatattgactacattatcaagacgttgctctttcatcacctttgtctgggtcccctcacattgctcaatagtaggcaatgagagggcagattcccttgcaaaggtgggtgcgatggaaggcaacatttaccagcgtgaaatcgtattcaacgaattctacttcttggctcggagaaactctcttgtcaactggcagcgcagatggtacgaggatgagttgggtcggtggcttcactcgattatcccaaag GGATTCCGATTACGATGCTGTTCCGGAAGGATTCAAGAATGCTGCCTGACGCCGATCGGCAAAACATCGCCCTGCTGGGGATCATCGGACACAACCACAATTCCAGCTGCCAGTGATGGTGGGTGTTTTTTGAGTTTGGAGTGTCGGTAA
- the LOC129744556 gene encoding RNA-binding protein lark, whose product MPGSGTFKLFIGNVDEKTVPTDLRPLFEKYGTVVECDVVKNYGFVHMENEEQGRDAIQNLDGYVVNGKAIKVEAARNRRAPNTNTTKIFVGNLTDVTRAPQVRELFQKYGTVVECDIVRNYGFVHLDPTGDVNEAIRELNGMIVDGQPMKVQVSTSRVRPKPGMGDPEQCYRCGRSGHWSKECPRLIWSESRFRDRPMYARDPYPPPPPPPFLRDRIMDGFRDTFDYYDRYEDPRDLFERRYGIRGRDFPPLRAREPMPPIPPLMRRSGVESSRSSSVYDPIFSRRSPPPSSRNGSSISRFGVYEDFSRDSFDDRRQGLRGPSPTHRYAPY is encoded by the exons ATGCCAGGTTCCGGAACCTTTAAATTATTCATTGGGAATGTCGACGAAAAAACGGTGCCGACCGATTTGCGGCCATTGTTCGAAAAGTACGGAACCGTAGTCGAGTGCGATGTAGTCAAGAATTATGGTTTCGTGCATATGGAGAACGAAGAACAGGGACGAGATGCAATTCAGAACCTGGACGGGTACGTGGTCAACGGTAAAGCGATCAAGGTCGAAGCTGCCCGTAATCGTCGCGCGCCGAATACGAACACCACCAAGATCTTCGTGGGTAATCTGACTGACGTTACACGCGCTCCGCAAGTCCGCGAACTGTTTCAGAAATACGGTACCGTCGTCGAGTGCGATATCGTCCGAAACTACGGGTTTGTCCATCTGGATCCGACCGGAGACGTGAACGAAGCGATCCGTGAACTGAACGGGATGATCGTTGACGGTCAGCCGATGAAGGTGCAAGTGTCGACCAGCCGGGTCCGTCCGAAGCCTGGCATGGGCGATCCAGAGCAGTGCTACCGTTGTGGTCGCTCCGGCCACTGGTCCAAGGAATGTCCGCGTCTGATCTGGTCCGAATCCAGGTTCCGCGATCGGCCAATGTACGCCAGAGATCCGTATCCACCGCCGCCGCCGCCACCGTTCCTTCGCGATCGCATTATGGATGGATTTAGG GATACATTCGACTACTATGACCGCTACGAAGATCCACGCGATTTGTTCGAGCGCCGTTACGGCATTCGAGGTCGCGACTTTCCCCCCTTGAGGGCCCGTGAGCCGATGCCGCCAATTCCACCGTTGATGCGTCGTAGCGGAGTAGAGAGCAGCCGCAGCAGCAGTGTTTATGATCCCATTTTCAGTCGCCGCTCGCCACCACCATCCAGTCGCAACGGAAGCAGTATAAGCCGGTTCGGTGTATACGAAGACTTTAGCCGCGATTCGTTCGACGATCGCCGACAGGGATTGCGGGGACCATCGCCAACCCATCGGTACGCTCCGTACTGA